A window from Streptomyces subrutilus encodes these proteins:
- a CDS encoding ATP-binding protein, with translation MSLPLTRRIARAALLLAAGAAPVVGAAGAASAAGLESVPQLPQLNALTAPDTADASAATDTVTRTATQAVPAAAPATDLAGSAGQMLGGLPTAQQLPVGQLPTGGLPLAGLPLGG, from the coding sequence ATGTCCCTCCCCCTGACCCGCCGGATCGCCCGTGCCGCGCTGCTCCTCGCAGCCGGGGCGGCGCCCGTGGTCGGTGCGGCCGGCGCGGCCAGCGCCGCGGGCCTGGAGTCCGTGCCGCAGCTTCCGCAGCTGAACGCGCTCACCGCCCCGGACACCGCCGACGCCTCGGCCGCCACGGACACCGTGACGCGCACGGCCACCCAGGCCGTGCCGGCCGCCGCGCCCGCCACCGACCTGGCCGGCAGCGCCGGGCAGATGCTCGGCGGCCTGCCCACCGCGCAGCAGCTGCCGGTGGGCCAGCTCCCCACCGGCGGGCTGCCGCTGGCGGGTCTGCCGCTCGGCGGCTGA
- the dapC gene encoding succinyldiaminopimelate transaminase, with product MAAVSDRLPVFPWDKLEPYKATAAAHADGIVDLSIGTPVDPVPELIQRALAGAADSPGYPTVWGTAALRDAITGWVRGRLGASGVGHHNVLPVVGSKELVAWLPTQLGLGAGDEVAYPRLAYPTYEVGARLCGAEPVVYDDPTALDPAGLKLLWLNSPSNPTGKVLPKEELIRIVAWARAHGVLVFSDECYLELGWEAEPVSVLHDDVCGGSYEGLVAVHSLSKRSNLAGYRAAFAAGDADVLGELLQIRKHGGMMTPAPVQAATVAALGDDAHVAEQRERYAARRAALRTALEAHGFRVEHSEASLYLWVTRDEPCWDTVAHLAGLGILVAPGDTYGEAGARFVRVAFTATDERVEAAVKRLA from the coding sequence GTGGCCGCAGTATCCGACCGTCTTCCCGTCTTCCCCTGGGACAAGCTGGAGCCGTACAAGGCCACGGCGGCGGCCCACGCGGACGGCATCGTCGACCTGTCGATCGGCACCCCCGTGGACCCGGTCCCCGAGCTGATCCAGCGCGCCCTCGCCGGCGCCGCCGACTCCCCGGGCTACCCGACGGTGTGGGGCACGGCCGCCCTGCGCGACGCGATCACGGGCTGGGTGCGCGGCCGGCTCGGCGCGAGCGGCGTCGGGCACCACAACGTCCTGCCGGTCGTCGGCTCCAAGGAACTGGTGGCGTGGCTGCCGACCCAGCTGGGCCTGGGCGCGGGCGACGAGGTCGCCTACCCCCGGCTCGCCTACCCCACGTACGAGGTCGGCGCGCGGCTGTGCGGGGCCGAGCCCGTGGTGTACGACGACCCGACCGCGCTCGACCCGGCCGGCCTGAAGCTGCTGTGGCTCAACTCCCCCTCCAACCCCACCGGCAAGGTCCTCCCGAAGGAGGAGCTGATCCGGATCGTGGCCTGGGCGCGCGCGCACGGAGTCCTGGTCTTCAGCGACGAGTGCTACCTGGAACTGGGCTGGGAGGCGGAGCCGGTCTCGGTGCTCCACGACGACGTGTGCGGCGGCTCCTACGAGGGCCTCGTCGCGGTGCACTCGCTGTCCAAGCGGTCCAACCTGGCCGGCTACCGGGCCGCCTTCGCCGCCGGCGACGCGGACGTCCTCGGCGAGCTGCTGCAGATCCGCAAGCACGGCGGGATGATGACCCCCGCGCCCGTGCAGGCGGCCACCGTGGCCGCGCTCGGCGACGACGCGCACGTGGCCGAGCAGCGCGAGCGCTACGCCGCCCGCCGTGCGGCCCTGCGCACCGCCCTGGAGGCCCACGGCTTCCGCGTCGAGCACAGCGAGGCCAGCCTCTACCTGTGGGTGACCCGCGACGAGCCCTGCTGGGACACCGTCGCCCACCTCGCGGGTCTCGGCATCCTGGTCGCGCCCGGCGACACCTACGGCGAGGCGGGCGCGCGGTTCGTCCGGGTGGCCTTCACCGCCACCGACGAGCGTGTCGAGGCGGCCGTCAAGCGCCTGGCCTGA